A genomic segment from Streptomyces sp. NBC_01233 encodes:
- a CDS encoding complex I subunit 1/NuoH family protein, producing MNDVLDVALRLIVVFAVFLVLPLVVGQTEHKVMAHMQGRLGPMYAGGFHGWAQLVADGVKFAQKEDIVPANADRRIFQLAPAVALLPYLLVLLAIPIGPGEGAVGQVIDAGLFFVLAVMGVGVLGSLMAGWASANKFSLLGGLRTAAQLLAYELPMLLAAASVAMAAGTVSLPGIVESFEWWWLPWQIVGALVFFTAGLAELQRPPFDMPVADSEIIFGAYTEYTGLRFALFLLAEYAGIVVLCFLTTVLFLGGWQGPFGADGLGWVWTLLKAAILAFVVIWLRVSYPRLREDQLQKLAWTTLIPLALAQIALTGIVKVAMN from the coding sequence GTGAACGACGTCCTCGACGTCGCCCTGCGGCTGATCGTCGTCTTCGCCGTCTTCCTCGTGCTCCCGCTCGTCGTCGGGCAGACCGAGCACAAGGTGATGGCCCACATGCAGGGCCGCCTCGGCCCCATGTACGCCGGCGGCTTCCACGGCTGGGCCCAGCTCGTCGCCGACGGCGTGAAGTTCGCGCAGAAGGAGGACATCGTCCCGGCGAACGCCGACCGCCGGATCTTCCAGCTCGCCCCCGCCGTCGCCCTGCTTCCGTACCTCCTCGTCCTCCTGGCCATCCCCATCGGGCCGGGCGAGGGCGCGGTCGGCCAGGTCATCGACGCGGGCCTGTTCTTCGTGCTCGCCGTCATGGGCGTCGGAGTCCTCGGCTCCCTCATGGCCGGCTGGGCCTCCGCGAACAAGTTCTCCCTGCTCGGCGGCCTGCGCACCGCCGCCCAGCTGCTCGCCTACGAGCTCCCCATGCTGCTCGCCGCCGCCTCCGTCGCGATGGCCGCCGGGACGGTCTCCCTCCCCGGGATCGTCGAGAGCTTCGAGTGGTGGTGGCTCCCCTGGCAGATCGTCGGCGCGCTCGTCTTCTTCACCGCCGGCCTCGCCGAACTGCAGCGGCCCCCCTTCGACATGCCCGTTGCCGACTCCGAGATCATCTTCGGCGCGTACACCGAGTACACCGGCCTGCGCTTCGCGCTGTTCCTCCTCGCCGAGTACGCCGGCATCGTCGTCCTCTGCTTCCTCACCACCGTCCTCTTCCTCGGCGGCTGGCAGGGCCCCTTCGGCGCCGACGGCCTCGGCTGGGTCTGGACCCTGCTCAAGGCCGCGATCCTCGCCTTCGTCGTGATCTGGCTCCGCGTGAGCTACCCGCGCCTGCGCGAGGACCAGCTCCAGAAGCTCGCCTGGACCACGCTCATCCCGCTCGCGCTCGCCCAGATCGCGCTCACCGGCATCGTGAAGGTGGCGATGAACTGA
- a CDS encoding NuoI/complex I 23 kDa subunit family protein, which yields MMPIPGSGLAKGLAVTLRTMTKRSHTAQYPEVQPELPPRSRGVIGLFEENCTVCMLCARECPDWCIYIDSHKETVPASTPGGRERSRNVLDRFAIDFSLCMYCGICIEVCPFDALFWSPEFEYAETDIHELTHERDKLREWMWTVPAPPALDPAAEEPKEIAAARKAVEKAEAAAAAAAAAAAAEAAASATAAEGGSEPPTTPTPEGDA from the coding sequence CTGATGCCCATCCCCGGATCCGGCCTCGCCAAGGGCCTGGCCGTCACGCTGCGCACGATGACGAAGCGCTCGCACACGGCCCAGTACCCCGAGGTCCAGCCCGAACTCCCGCCCCGCTCCCGCGGGGTCATCGGCCTGTTCGAGGAGAACTGCACGGTCTGCATGCTCTGCGCCCGTGAGTGCCCCGACTGGTGCATCTACATCGACTCCCACAAGGAGACGGTCCCCGCGTCCACCCCCGGTGGCCGCGAGCGCAGTCGCAACGTCCTCGACCGCTTCGCCATCGACTTCTCCCTCTGCATGTACTGCGGCATCTGCATCGAGGTGTGCCCCTTCGACGCTCTCTTCTGGTCGCCGGAGTTCGAGTACGCGGAGACCGACATCCACGAGCTGACCCACGAGCGCGACAAGCTCCGCGAGTGGATGTGGACCGTCCCGGCCCCGCCCGCGCTGGACCCGGCCGCCGAGGAGCCCAAGGAGATCGCCGCCGCCCGCAAGGCAGTGGAGAAGGCCGAGGCAGCGGCTGCCGCGGCTGCAGCCGCCGCGGCAGCCGAAGCCGCCGCATCCGCCACAGCGGCGGAAGGCGGAAGCGAACCCCCGACCACCCCGACCCCGGAGGGAGACGCGTGA
- a CDS encoding NADH-quinone oxidoreductase subunit J family protein translates to MTPAATLAAAQAAAGPGFLSPTGVEIAFVLVGLATLGAALVTVTTRQLVHAALWLVVALGGIAVEYLLLTAEFIAWVQVLIYLGSVVVLLLFGLMLTKAPIGRSPDADSGNRWIALGVAGVAAVALVWVVVDAFRTTWIDLDGPVQGSTKVSGEILFQHWVLPFEALSVLLLAALIGAIVLSRRNSPAEDGVTSDKGQR, encoded by the coding sequence GTGACCCCCGCCGCCACCCTGGCCGCAGCCCAAGCCGCCGCCGGGCCCGGTTTCCTCTCCCCGACCGGCGTCGAGATCGCGTTCGTGCTCGTCGGACTCGCCACCCTCGGCGCGGCCCTCGTCACGGTCACCACCCGGCAACTGGTGCACGCCGCCCTCTGGCTGGTCGTCGCACTCGGCGGCATCGCCGTCGAGTACCTGCTGCTGACCGCCGAGTTCATCGCCTGGGTGCAGGTCCTCATCTACCTCGGATCCGTGGTCGTCCTCCTCCTCTTCGGGCTGATGCTCACCAAGGCGCCCATCGGCCGCTCCCCGGACGCGGACTCCGGCAACCGCTGGATCGCCCTCGGCGTCGCCGGCGTCGCCGCCGTGGCACTGGTCTGGGTCGTCGTCGACGCCTTCCGCACGACCTGGATCGACCTCGACGGGCCGGTCCAGGGCTCCACGAAGGTCTCCGGCGAGATCCTCTTCCAGCACTGGGTGCTGCCCTTCGAGGCGCTCTCCGTCCTCCTCCTCGCGGCCCTGATCGGCGCCATCGTGCTGTCCCGCAGGAACAGTCCCGCCGAAGACGGCGTCACCAGTGACAAGGGGCAGCGCTGA